A genomic region of Conger conger chromosome 6, fConCon1.1, whole genome shotgun sequence contains the following coding sequences:
- the LOC133130426 gene encoding calcium-binding protein 2-like has translation MPLYVVCSVLCSLIYFTFLLSQYILSLSLQDRELRPEEIEELRDAFREFDKDKDGFISCKDLGECMRTMGYMPTEMELIELSQKICGGRVDFEDFVELMGPKMLAETADMIGVKELRDAFREFDSNGDGKISQAELREAMRKLMGEQLNVRESDEILRDVDLNGDGLVDFEEFVRMMSR, from the exons ATGCCTCTGTATGTAGTTTGTTCAGTACTGTGCAGTCTGAtctatttcacatttttgttgtctcaatacattctctctctctcactgcaggaCAGAGAACTGCGGCCAGAAGAAATCGAAG aactgAGAGACGCCTTCAGAGAGTTTGATAAGGATAAGGACGGCTTCATCAGCTGCAAGGACCTGGGGGAGTGCATGAGGACCATGGGATACATGCCCACTGAGATGGAGCTGATCGAGCTGAGCCAGAAGATCT GTGGTGGTAGAGTGGACTTTGAGGACTTTGTGGAGCTGATGGGGCCCAAGATGTTGGCAGAGACTGCGGACATGATTGGGGTGAAGGAGCTGAGAGATGCCTTCAGGGAG tttgaCTCTAACGGCGATGGGAAGATCAGCCAGGCTGAGCTGCGTGAGGCGATGAGGAAGCTGATGGGGGAGCAGCTGAACGTTCGAGAGAGTGACGAGATCCTGAGAGATGTGGACCTGAATGGAGACGGGCTGGTGGACTtcgagg AGTTTGTCAGAATGATGTCACGCTGA